One segment of Ancylothrix sp. D3o DNA contains the following:
- a CDS encoding thiol-disulfide oxidoreductase DCC family protein — MPYHVVYDGNCNLCVTLVQLLENLDKGQQFNYIPMQDQTGLNRFGITPADCELGMILIDAKTPDRRWQGSDAAEEIGRLLPAGEIFVSAYRALPGLKWAGDRFYEQIRDNRYTLFGKRNSTYEPVYKSDCGCTPKTE, encoded by the coding sequence ATGCCCTATCATGTTGTCTATGATGGCAATTGTAATCTTTGTGTAACTTTGGTGCAATTGCTAGAAAATTTAGATAAAGGTCAACAATTTAACTACATTCCCATGCAAGACCAAACCGGCCTAAACCGTTTTGGAATAACACCGGCAGATTGTGAATTAGGGATGATTTTAATTGATGCAAAAACGCCAGATCGCCGCTGGCAAGGAAGCGACGCCGCCGAAGAAATAGGCCGACTGCTGCCAGCCGGAGAAATTTTTGTTTCTGCCTATCGGGCGCTACCCGGTTTAAAATGGGCGGGAGATCGATTTTATGAACAAATACGCGATAACCGTTATACACTTTTTGGTAAACGCAACTCTACCTATGAGCCGGTTTACAAAAGCGATTGCGGTTGTACGCCTAAGACTGAGTAG
- a CDS encoding histidine phosphatase family protein → METISNPPLNSPTPDLEDNSVQSGEAYFIRHGESTSNERNIFAGILDVGLTAFGKLQARRAGTDLKKKGIKFDAVYVSHMRRARQTCEIALAESQALKSPDIPIHVDHRISERSFGLFAGRNLNLLRLALGYEGFEEMLHSHNEAPPTGEKIAQVYARASSFYEEKVVPHLKRGENVLVVCHQYVLEPLALHLSHLPPSAYHTLKLPNGKALSREELVKYRDTESSGAASLRKKINDLSTMWAIMLYAGAFLLGTLIKAVTVSAGMPAELFRAIIVLCLGISTFYTYLDIDFAASKKKVTPTIKNIVNFWMVARWVVGLFLIFSGVLSQNSGDFYKILWVLFWMVPPALTSSVLSILWGGNLYPSAVISRTLSIIAPLALLGTLIVAGNRLPINVASLQFFFLILILGLAVPGTLAQLWRSNSPVDSNRHSKEWKFIGVLAVAFMALATGFQFAPDTLISDVFSPVDTNRSFIGFQQLAVALLVFLLMRVLAVLTVTFAKGKLNHAEAQDAYILLVNPNFFLWAALFSGVTTDASSDTLSYAIFWAGLGFFCIPVLEQILFMNAFTSDILRETLRSSRMATEDVKKLFHNLDADGSGVLDKPEIIELLGLIEDMTVGERSSEEMRSYITDYLFNILDNDKNGTVDLKELEDYVSTYGMVVNLNIAE, encoded by the coding sequence ATGGAAACAATCAGCAACCCACCCCTTAATTCACCCACACCTGATCTCGAAGATAATAGCGTTCAATCAGGAGAAGCTTACTTTATCCGACATGGGGAAAGTACCAGTAACGAGCGTAACATTTTTGCCGGCATTTTAGATGTAGGACTCACCGCCTTTGGCAAACTGCAAGCACGTCGCGCCGGCACTGATCTTAAGAAAAAAGGTATCAAATTTGATGCCGTTTATGTTTCCCACATGAGACGAGCACGGCAAACTTGTGAAATTGCTCTTGCAGAAAGTCAAGCCCTAAAATCTCCTGATATTCCTATTCATGTAGATCACCGCATTAGCGAGCGTTCTTTTGGTCTTTTTGCCGGCAGAAACTTAAATTTATTGCGTTTAGCTTTGGGTTATGAAGGCTTCGAGGAAATGTTACATTCCCATAACGAAGCACCACCAACCGGCGAAAAAATTGCCCAAGTTTATGCCCGCGCTTCCAGCTTTTATGAAGAAAAAGTTGTGCCGCATTTAAAAAGAGGTGAAAACGTTTTAGTTGTTTGCCACCAGTATGTTTTAGAACCGCTGGCACTGCATTTAAGCCATTTACCACCAAGTGCTTATCATACTCTGAAATTGCCGAACGGAAAAGCACTGAGTCGGGAAGAGTTAGTTAAATATCGGGATACAGAATCAAGTGGTGCAGCTTCTCTGCGGAAAAAGATTAACGATCTTTCAACTATGTGGGCAATTATGCTTTATGCCGGAGCATTTTTGCTAGGTACTTTAATTAAAGCTGTCACCGTTTCCGCAGGAATGCCGGCAGAATTATTTAGAGCAATTATTGTTCTGTGCCTTGGCATTTCCACGTTTTATACTTACCTAGACATTGACTTTGCCGCCAGTAAGAAAAAAGTCACACCAACGATTAAAAATATCGTCAATTTTTGGATGGTAGCTCGCTGGGTTGTGGGGCTTTTCTTAATTTTTTCTGGAGTTTTGTCTCAAAATTCAGGGGATTTTTACAAAATCTTGTGGGTGCTTTTCTGGATGGTGCCGCCGGCTCTTACTTCCTCAGTTTTATCAATTTTGTGGGGAGGCAATCTTTATCCTTCGGCTGTTATTTCCAGAACCTTATCAATTATTGCGCCGCTGGCACTTCTCGGTACTTTAATTGTCGCCGGAAATCGCTTACCTATTAACGTTGCGAGTTTACAATTTTTCTTTCTGATTTTGATTTTGGGTTTAGCGGTACCCGGAACTCTTGCTCAGTTGTGGCGTTCTAACTCTCCTGTTGACTCAAACCGGCATAGCAAAGAATGGAAATTTATCGGCGTTTTGGCGGTTGCATTTATGGCATTAGCAACCGGCTTTCAATTTGCCCCAGATACTTTAATTTCGGATGTTTTTTCGCCGGTTGATACTAATCGCTCATTTATCGGTTTTCAACAGCTTGCCGTAGCACTTTTGGTATTTTTGTTAATGCGGGTTTTGGCAGTATTAACTGTAACTTTTGCCAAAGGCAAATTAAATCATGCCGAAGCCCAAGATGCTTACATTTTGCTTGTCAATCCCAACTTTTTCTTGTGGGCGGCTCTTTTTAGCGGTGTAACTACAGATGCGAGTTCGGATACTTTAAGCTATGCAATTTTTTGGGCCGGTTTAGGGTTTTTCTGCATTCCTGTACTTGAGCAAATTTTGTTTATGAATGCCTTTACGTCAGACATTCTTCGGGAAACCTTAAGGTCTTCAAGAATGGCAACAGAAGACGTGAAAAAACTTTTCCATAATTTAGATGCCGATGGAAGTGGAGTCCTCGACAAACCCGAAATTATTGAGCTATTGGGGTTAATTGAAGATATGACTGTCGGTGAACGCAGTTCCGAAGAAATGCGTAGTTACATCACCGATTATCTTTTCAACATTCTTGATAATGACAAAAATGGCACGGTTGATTTAAAAGAATTGGAAGACTATGTATCAACCTATGGGATGGTTGTCAACTTAAACATTGCGGAATAA
- a CDS encoding pentapeptide repeat-containing protein translates to MLDVELLEQSFEQVKPRADQFAVSFYENLFIAYPEVKPLFAKTDMEKQQKKLLSSLVLVVESLRNPEALGQVLNALGARHVGYGAISEYYPAVGQALLTTFEQYLEKDWTPEVKKAWVDAFAAISAQMLKGAGIESVTEKSEKPNVKDKTLITEEEVKPTEIPASITEEENSSVTKELPVELLENSFEKIKPRAEEFAARFYEYLFEAHPEVKPLFAKTEMTNQHKKLINSLVVVVESLRNPEALAQVLNVLGARHIGYGAIPKYYPAVGQALLSTFEEYLGDEWTKEVKDAWGDALRLITAQMLKGAREISAASVREQKPPESKPEAKEELNEVEGSKAKPGLFSFGFNNEIVQEFLNNITEKYQQIKELVSQQPWGKALKELPAKLNEIFWSLPAWKVALIAAVVMSVVYVIGDEESWLGEVLNGADAISLVVAVVLFIKEAPDRRKQFHYQAWSTIDAAHHVKVSYARILALQDLNEDGVSLRGLDVSGAELVKINLPQANLSEANLSESDLSNANLREANLNNANLSLCKLSGANLVEADLSFAKLMEVNLSSANLKGANLICADLSKANLSGVNLRNASLSGAILEGSYLNGANLKDAKVSISELKGAFLEGATMPDGSKYQA, encoded by the coding sequence ATGTTAGATGTGGAACTTTTAGAGCAAAGTTTTGAGCAAGTTAAACCTCGCGCCGATCAATTTGCAGTAAGCTTTTACGAAAACTTGTTTATTGCCTATCCAGAGGTAAAACCGCTTTTTGCTAAAACCGATATGGAAAAGCAACAAAAAAAGCTGTTAAGTTCTTTGGTTTTGGTGGTAGAAAGTCTGCGAAATCCCGAAGCGTTAGGACAAGTTTTAAATGCCTTGGGAGCCAGGCACGTTGGTTATGGGGCAATTTCTGAATATTATCCTGCGGTTGGACAAGCTTTATTAACAACTTTTGAGCAATATTTAGAGAAAGATTGGACACCGGAAGTTAAAAAAGCTTGGGTAGATGCCTTTGCTGCCATTAGCGCTCAAATGTTAAAAGGTGCGGGGATAGAATCGGTAACTGAAAAATCAGAAAAACCTAACGTTAAAGACAAAACTTTAATTACTGAAGAAGAGGTGAAGCCAACAGAAATACCGGCATCTATTACCGAAGAAGAAAACTCCTCGGTGACAAAAGAGTTGCCGGTGGAACTGCTAGAAAATAGCTTTGAAAAAATTAAACCTCGCGCCGAGGAATTTGCTGCCAGATTTTATGAATATCTCTTTGAAGCGCATCCAGAAGTAAAACCGTTGTTTGCTAAAACAGAGATGACCAACCAACACAAAAAACTGATAAATTCTTTAGTAGTTGTTGTAGAAAGTCTGCGAAATCCAGAAGCATTGGCACAGGTTTTAAATGTTTTGGGAGCAAGACATATTGGTTATGGGGCAATTCCCAAATATTACCCTGCCGTTGGACAAGCTTTATTGAGCACTTTTGAGGAATATTTGGGCGACGAATGGACAAAAGAAGTTAAGGATGCGTGGGGGGATGCGTTGCGATTAATTACAGCGCAAATGTTAAAAGGTGCAAGAGAAATTTCTGCCGCTTCTGTGCGAGAACAAAAACCGCCAGAATCTAAGCCAGAAGCAAAAGAAGAATTAAACGAAGTTGAGGGTTCCAAAGCAAAGCCGGGTTTATTCAGCTTTGGATTTAATAACGAGATTGTTCAAGAATTTTTGAACAACATAACGGAAAAGTATCAACAAATTAAAGAGCTAGTTTCTCAACAGCCTTGGGGAAAGGCTCTCAAAGAATTGCCGGCTAAATTAAACGAGATATTTTGGTCATTGCCGGCTTGGAAAGTTGCATTAATTGCCGCAGTTGTGATGTCTGTAGTGTATGTAATTGGAGATGAAGAATCGTGGCTAGGAGAGGTGTTAAATGGCGCTGATGCGATTAGTTTAGTGGTGGCGGTGGTTTTATTTATTAAAGAAGCGCCAGATCGACGAAAACAATTTCATTACCAAGCTTGGAGTACCATTGATGCAGCCCATCATGTAAAAGTCAGCTATGCGAGAATTTTAGCTTTGCAAGATTTGAATGAGGATGGTGTTTCGCTGAGAGGTTTAGATGTTTCGGGGGCTGAGTTAGTGAAGATTAACTTGCCACAAGCAAATTTGAGTGAAGCAAATTTAAGTGAAAGTGATTTGAGTAATGCTAATTTGAGAGAAGCGAATTTAAATAATGCAAATCTCAGTTTATGTAAACTCAGCGGTGCAAATCTTGTGGAGGCGGACTTGAGTTTTGCGAAGTTGATGGAGGTTAATTTAAGTAGTGCAAATCTCAAGGGTGCAAATTTGATTTGTGCTGATTTGAGTAAGGCAAATTTAAGTGGTGTAAATTTGAGGAATGCGAGTTTGAGTGGGGCAATTTTGGAGGGTTCGTATTTGAATGGAGCAAATTTAAAAGATGCAAAGGTGAGTATTTCTGAGTTAAAAGGAGCGTTTTTAGAAGGCGCAACAATGCCGGATGGTTCAAAATATCAAGCTTAA